The DNA segment TGAATGGAAATCCATCCCAATTGGGTATGGAAATGAAATTGATTTTAGTGGTAGGGTTCCAGGTGGTAATACCACCTAACAAATTCTTATCGAGATGGCCAGTTTTGGTTTGTCCACGCCTGCTCCCAAAACATCCATTCATAATTGCAACTTTGTTGGAATGCTACTTTTGCACGGTTTTTAGACTCTGAATCAGATAGGTCAGCGTATTTCTGTAGCCTTGTCAGTAAATTGGACATGTATTCATTAAAACCAGGATCGGAATACATCGTAAGCCAAGATGCATAGGGATGGTCATCCGGGATCGAACCTTTTTCTCGCAATATGTGTTGCCCAAGTTCCACATACAACCAAGGGCATGGGGCGATAGCACATAACCCTTCGAGGATTGTGCCTTGTAAAGCCGTTGCCACCATATGGTTCTGGTATGCTAAATTGTTTGGGGTTGGTTCTGTATTCGCGATGGTCTTTGCATCGTAACCTAAGGATTTACCATACCCTAGATGGAGTTGCCCCTCCACTACAAGTGCCATCCTTGCAGCATCGATAAACCATAGTTTATCATCAGGGTCTTTTACCTTTGTAGAAAGTATGGCGCAAGCATCAGAGAATGCTTCTAAATATTTTGCGTCTTGGATTTG comes from the Leptospira ellinghausenii genome and includes:
- a CDS encoding TenA family protein, which produces MQSPFLIPPFALECKTFAKTSFGASFNHPFVLSLADGSLDPKLFRFYQIQDAKYLEAFSDACAILSTKVKDPDDKLWFIDAARMALVVEGQLHLGYGKSLGYDAKTIANTEPTPNNLAYQNHMVATALQGTILEGLCAIAPCPWLYVELGQHILREKGSIPDDHPYASWLTMYSDPGFNEYMSNLLTRLQKYADLSDSESKNRAKVAFQQSCNYEWMFWEQAWTNQNWPSR